AGTGATTCGTGTGTTGTTATTTCATAATTTGTTTTATCGATTTGTAACATTAAAGATGCGCGCATATTTTTAAAATATTGAGGACTACTTAAATTTCCGGTAAGGTTCTTTTTATTATTTAACAAAAACGGAATAATATCTAACGATGTCGTCTTTCCACTTGCGTTGGCTCCGGTATTGTAGGTTTGTAAGTTAGTACCGTTATCGCTAAAATTAAAAACGGATAGACCTTTAAAATTTCGTGCACTTACTGTTTTGATGCGTATTTTTTTCATTTTTCTCCTTTTTATTATCATTGTCTTTTGATATTATAAAAATATGACTATCAATTGAAAACACCCTTATCATTCCACAAAGTGAAAGAAATTAAGAGATCAGCATTTAAACAAATTCCCCTACTGCATTCAGTGCTTTAATACCTTAAACTTACACGTCGACCATATCATCGAGCATCGTAATAATGAGGCTTTTTTCTTAGACGCTTGCAATCTGCAAACACTTTGTGCGCGTTGTCATGGTGCTAAGTCGAAACAATTTCAAAAGTTAAAATCGTGCGAAATTAAAGATGTGCGAGTGTATTTGGTCTTTAATACTGCGAATGGGTTAAACTTGGATGATGTCTATTGACTAAATAAACAAATTCATCAATATATAAATCAAGGTGACTCTTTTGTGTTTTATATCGCTAATGAAAATCTTAATTATCAAAGAGCAAACAACTTAATCGAGTTTTTATTCCGTTTTTTTATCGCTTTAAACTTTGTGTCTTTTAATATCGTTTTAAATATTGAGACAAAATTTGATATCGTTGAAAATATTAAGAAACGAATGCAATTAACGTAAATGTAGCAAATGCTGTCAGCGTGCTTGCTTTAAATACCTTATCACCCTTCATTTTGAAGGTTTTTTTATTTTTAATCGCTGCAACACTCCCTTATTGCTATCAATTGCTTTAATATGAATGTTGATAAACTTTTCAAATTCACTTTTTTTAGTGTGTTTGTGAAATTTTAAAAAATCATCAATCGCATTTATTGTTAATGTCCTTGTTTTAGTGCTTTGTTTTATAAGATTATGTGTGTTTTTATCAAATTCAAAATCATAAAAATCAAGGCGCATCTCTTTATAATTTAAGACTGCAAACACGAAAACGGGTCGGAGGCATCTATCTATAACAAAATTAAAGTCCATCCCGTCTTTATTAAGTGTTGCGATGTCTATTTTTATATATTTAAAAATTCTTATATTTTCACCTCTTTAATGTTTTTGTAGTTTTTGATCAATAACTTAAAATAATTTTTTAGACCAATCTCGGTAATGTATTTATGTAAATATGCGATGATATTGATTCGTGTTGCTTGTTTGGTTTTAAAATTAATGTGATAAATAAAATCAGGGTGTTTGGTGATAAGTTTTTTATTTTCTTTATTTAGTAAATCTAATCGTGTGTCTAAAATTCATTCTCAGCCCGGTTTGATGTTGTTTCAAAGGTTTTGTTGTTGTAGTTGTTCAATAATTCAACCATTAAAGGCATGATGTTTATATTCTCCGATGTGAATTATTTTTAAAAGGTCGACTTTAGAAAGTTTGCGTAGTTTGATTAATTGATAAAGTTGAATCGGTGAAGGTTTGACTGTTTTATTATTTAAATTTCAAAAAGTTAACACCGGGTGATTTTGATAGAAATCTTTTAACATCTTAAATAAATCAACTCTTTCAATAAGTGTGCATTGCTACTAAATTTATCACAATAATAAAATCAAAAAGTGCCTCACAAATAAACTTTTTAAAACTTTGTTCGTTAATGTTGGCTAAAAATGAGTTTTCGTTAATGGTAAAAATTAATTTATCGTAGAAATCAATAAATCTTCACTTTTTGTTATGTGTTATTCCTTTATTTACTTCTGCAACCATATCATCTAAAAATGGCAAACATATGTTGATCATTTCTTGTTGGTGTGGTTTAATTTCGCGGATGTATGCTTTTAAGAAATTAAGAAAGTGACTAAAACTTATTAAATTTTTAAGGTATGTATTAGTAAGAAAAGTTAAATATAATGTATCTAAGTTATCAACGAAATCATCACATCAGATGTTGTCTAATTGATACATTTCATCATTAATTTCTAAATTTAAACGACTTTTTAACTTTGATGTATTAATTGCTAATAATTGTTTTAATACTCCATCGCATAAAAATGTTTTTGAAAAATTGCGCTCAAATTCACTGCTTTCGGTTTTGCTACACATCAAAAAGAGGGACTGGTATAAATCGGAGAGTTCGTTTTCTTTGAATATTTTCTTAATTGTTTTTTTGTTGGTTCTGAATAAGTTTTTTAATTCTTTTCAGGTTACTAATGTATTCATAATAAAAAATCCTTCTATTAGTTAAATCTAAGTAATTAGACTTGTTTAATAAAAGGATTAATTGTGTTTAACTTAATGTCTGATGGTAATATATATATATATATATATATATAGGCGGAAGATTCTATGATTTATATGGGTAATCATAAGTTGCTAACTTTAAAAGGAGATTTATGAAATATTCACAATCTTTTTGCGCTATTAACACCTTTAATTCAATTGATATTTTAGATAAATTAATTAAAAATGGCACCAAACATATTCATATAGACTTTATGGATGGCTATTTTGTTGATAATTTTGGTGCAACTTATCAACAAGTAGAATTTTTAATCAAAAGATATCCAAATGTTCATTTTGATGCACATTTAATGCTTGAAAAGCCATTAAATTTTATTAATAAATTAGTAAATTTAGGTTTTCATACAATATTTTTACCGTCCGAAAGTGTTAATATTAAAATATTTAAACAACTCTTAAATGATTATCCAACAACAACTTTTGGAATTATGATCGAAGCAAAGGATCACCCAAAAGATTTTGTTGAAATTATTAATCTTTCAACAAAAATTCTTGTAATGACAATCAATATTATCGGCGGAACAGGTCAAGAACTTAATTTAACTTTATTAAATAAAGTTAAGGAAATTAAGGAGATTAAACATAATATCATAGTTTTTAGTGATGGTGGTTTAAGAAAACACAATGCAAAGGATTTTTATATAAATAAAGTAGATATTGCTGTTGGTGGTTCCATTATATTTTCTTTTGAAAAAATTAAAGAATTCAGTACTTGATGAAAGGAAAATTTTTAATGAGCTTCTTAACAATCATTATTTTTGTGTTGGGAGGTATCTTATTTTGCATTTTAATTGGTGTGATAATTTGACGAATTTGACTAAAATACAATAAAAAAGATGATTTAAATATACAAAACTACGTTGGTTATACTTCAAAAACTACTATAGAAAAATTAAAAATACTAAATGCCTTAAGTAATGCAAAGGTTTTAAGTAATATCTTAGTTAAAAACCCTTTCGCTAAAAAGAAATACACTTTATTTTCTGCCATTGTAGTTTCTGAACATAAAATATATATTTTAAGCGATATTTTAAAAAATAGCAAATTCAAATTAATCATCAATAATAATGGCGCCTTCATAGAAAACAAAAAATTGATCAAACAAGACAAATGAGAAATATTTTGATTAAAAGAAATGAGTGGTTGATTAGATCGCCGCTTTAAAAATCAATATGAAATAATTATCTTTTCCGATGAAAATTTAAATTTTAAAAACGTGAAAAACCAAACAACTTATCGAATTATGAATTTGAATGAAATTAACGATGAAATCATCAATAACAAAAACAAAGAAATTAACACTGAAAAAGTAACAGAAATTTTCTTAAAAAATAATTTATTTAATGAAATTAAGAAGTAATTACTATGTTTTATCTCTATGGACTTTTTATGTTATTTGGCATTTTACTGGTACAACTTTTTATTCATTATGTTTATTCATATAATTTAAAAATAAAATATTCAAAAATCAGTATTATTTTCCAAAAACCATTAATTCCTTTAATTCAGAATTCACTACAAAATAGATATAAAAGTAGTTTTTCAATTAGTCTTAAACATAATTATTTTAAAGATTTTTTTAATGTATATAAACATAAAATCTATCTAAATGATGATTTTTTAAACTCTAATATATATTCATTAGTAAATTTAATTTTTATCAATGAATCGTCAAAATGAATCACCATTAAAGATCAAAATTACCAATTGGTAAACAAAATTTTAGCTATATCTTTTTTAACTTTGAGCTGAATTTTATTACTTATAAGCCTATGAGTCAGTGCATTAGTATTTATGTGTTTATTTCTAATCATCATTTTGGTAGATTTTTTATGAAATTACAGAAAATTTCAAAATATTTATTTAAACAGCAAAAATTATCTCATTTCGCATTATCATAATCAAAATTTAACTCTAATATTAAGTTATTTAAAATACAAAAAGTTTTTCATACTTCAAAAATATCTAACCTTTTATACCCAAATTATCACTGAATGCATTAAAACATTTAAAAAATGAGGTCAAAATGAATAAAAGTCGCAATGAATTAATTGAACATTTAATATATAAATATGAATTTCAACAAGAATACTTAAACTCCTTAAATGACGAACAACTTTTATCTTTGTACAACCAAAAAGAAAATGAATCATTAATTTTAGCTAAAAATCCTAATAAATTCTTTTACATTAAATCATTACCAATTCCTAAAGATGTTAAACCTAAAACATCCGCAAAAGCAGGTAAATGAATTTTTATCGCATTTATTGTAATGATTTTGCTTTTGTTTACATTATTTATGATAGTTGCTTTTATTAATAATAGGTAAAAATGAAATTATTTGATCCAAAAATGATTATATATCTAAGCAAAGAAATCAATTGAAAACAAGCAATTCATTTAGGTGTAAAAATGCTAGTAGATAATCAAAAAGCGTCTTTTCAATTAGAAAACGAAATTTTAAAATCTACTGAAAAATTTGGTGCTTATTATGTTTTAGAAAAAGGAATTGCACTTTTACATGCTCCGGCAGGATCATATTGTTATAAGCCTGCTACTTCTACCTTAATTTTAGACAAAGAAATTATTTTTAACAATCAAGCAGATAAAGTTGCAAAAATTATCATTACTTTATCTGCACCGGATAATGATTCGCATTTTGATTTAATCGCTGAATTTGCTAAATATTTTGGAGATACTAATTTTAAAGAAAAAGTATTATCTATTTCTTCATTACAAGAATTTTTAGATTTAATTAAACAATGGAGTAATAATGAAATTTAAATGTGTATGTGGTTCTGGTTTAGGTTCCTCACTTCTATTAGAAATGAACGTCAAATCAGTACTAGACTCATTAGCTATAGACTACGAATCAGTAGAACATACTAATATCTCATCATTCGATAAAAATGACGCAGATTATGTAATTGTCGGTGCAGATGTTGCGCCGGTTTTAGATTTTCCACAAGATAAAATGGTAGTTTTAACTAACATTTTATCTAAAGATGAATTAACAGAGAAACTCAAACAACTTTTAAAATTAAATTAGGAGTAAAAATGGCTTTTCTATTTTGAATGCTTAACTTTTTAAAAGCATTTGTTGGAACTCCGGCTTTATTGGTTGGTATTTTTACTATGATTGGTGCTTTAGTACAACGCAAAAAAGCATCTCAAGTAGTAATTAGTACTTTTAAAGTAATTGTCGGATTTATAATTTTAGGTGGCGGAGCAGGAGTTTTAGTTGGTTCGTTAAATCAATTTCAACCCGTGTTTCAATCCGTATATTCGTTAAATGGAATTATTCCAAATAACGATGCATTTGCAGGAGCGTTAGCTACTGCACTACCGTCCATAGCAACTTTAGGATCAATTATTATGATTGTTGCTATGTTATTAAATCTTACATTAGCGCTAACATCTCGCTTTAAATACGTATATTTATCAGGACATGTATTATATTATTCATCATTGATGCTAGCCGCAATTATGTATGTCATTGGATTTGATTTTGCTAACAAACCAGGTGATTTTGTATTAGCATTATTCACTTCCTCTGCTCTTTTGGCAATTTATATGGTAATCTCACCACACACACAGCAAAGATATATGCGCTTAATTATCGGCAGCGATGAAATTGCTTTAGGTCATACTGGCGGATTTGGTTATGCGCTTTCTGGTTTAATTGGTGAAGGAATTAACAAACTTAAGAAAGGCAAGGTTTTATCCACCGAACAAATCAAGTTTCCACAATCGCTCTTCTTTTTTAGAAACACCTTAGTTTCTATATCAATTACGGTATTTGTGTTTTATTTAGCAGCATTTCTACCGGGTGGAATTTTATATGAAATCGGTAAGATAACAAAAGACAACTCGCCCGCTGCATATGCTGTATTATCCAAAGGAAATTGAGTAATTACGATGTTCGTGCAAGCGTTTACATTTACTGCTGGAGTGGAAATTATTTTGGCTGGAGTAAGATTATTTGTCGGTGAATTAGTTCCAATGTATAAAGGATTTAGTGATAAATTAATTAAAAATTCTAAAGCAGCAGTGGATTGTCCGGTAGTATTTCCATATGCTCCAAATGCTGTAATAATTGGTTTTATTTCTTCCTTTTTTTCCGGTATAATAGGTATGTTCATCACAATTGGACTTGGTAAAGCGTCATTAATCCCTGCGGTTGTACTACCTGGCTTAGTTCCACACTTCTTCTTAGGTGCAACATCTGGAGTCTTTGGAAATGTTAAAGGTGGAATTTGAGGTGCAATTATTGGACCATTTATCGGTGGTTTAATTATTACCTTTATTCCGGTGTTCTTTGTACTTGGTAATTGAGCACCAACTAACTCCAATGCATTAGGTGCTTTAATTGAAAAAACCAATGATTTAAATACTTCAGTTACTTCACTGAACTGAGGAGACACCGATTATCTCATTGGGTACATTCCAGGATTACTTGGATTAATACCAAAAGCAGGTAAATATGTTGCCTTTGGTGTAATTATTGCTGGTTATCTCGCTTTAGTCACAGATGGACTGATCAAACAATTTGTTTTTGACAAAAGAAAGAAGGATAAACTCCAAAATGCATAAAAAAAACTTTACTCATAAAGATTTTATCGCTAATATGCGCGCAATCGCTATCGATGGAATTAACAACGCCCACCAAGGCCACATCGGAATGGCATTGGGTGCTTCTGAAATTTTCTATACAATGGTAGGTGAAGTTTTAAAATTTTCACCTCAACATCCAAGGTGAATTAATCGTGATCGCTTTGTTTTATCGGCTGGACACGGTTCAATGGGACTTTATTCGCTTTATCATTTAATGGGACTTTTAACTTTAGATGATATTAAACAACACAAATTATATAATTCTAAAACACCATCACATCCTGAAATTGAAAAGCTAGAATACGTGGATGCTTCAACCGGACCACTAGGTCAAGGGTTAGCAATGGCAGTTGGAATGGCTCTAAGCAACAAACATTTAAGTGAGCGTTTTAATCAAAAAAATCATAAAATTTTAAATCACAATATTTTTGTACTTTGTGGCGACGGGGACTTGCAAGAAGGTGTTGGTTTAGAAGCAATTGCCTTTGCCGGAACCAATAAATTAGACTCTTTAATCATTGTGCATGATTATAACAATATGCAAATTGATACTTCGGCAGCTGAAGTTAATAATATTAACCTTGAGAAATTTTTCCAAGCAGCACACTTTAAAACAATTATTTTAAATAATAATCGCCCTGAAAGTATTCGGCGTGCAATTGAACAAGCAAAAGAAAGTTTACGCCCTACTTACATTCAGGTTCCTACTACTATCGCTTATGGAACTAAAGTTGCCAACACTCCAAAAGGACACAATGGAATTTTAGACCCTAAAGCAACAGTAGAATATAAAGAAAGTTTAGGACTAACACATACTAAACCTTTTGAATATGATCCTGATGCTTATGAATTTGGTGCACAATTAATAAAAGCCAAAAATACTTTATATAGCAAATGAGAAAAAAGATTCGCAAAATATAAAGAAGAATTTCCACAATTAGCAGCCGAATTGCAAACTATCATTAATAAAGAAAAAAACTTTGATTTTAAAGGATTTAAATTCAAAAAAACTAATACTGCTACCAGAGATTATGTTGATGAAATTATGGTGTATTTAGATACACACCATAAAAACTTTTTAGGTGGTTCGGCGGATTTAAGAGCTGCTACAAAAGTTGGATTTAACTCAGAGCGCAATATTAAATACGGAATTAGAGAATTTGCGATGTTTGCAATCAATAATGGAATTAACCTACACTCAGGAATGCCTGCTTTTGGTGCAACTTTCTTAGTTTTTGCCGACTATGGTAAAGCTGCTTTAAGATTAGGTTCAATTATGGAATTGCCTAATATTGCTGTATTTAGTCATGATTCATACCAGGTAGGTGGTGATGGTCCAACACACCAACCGGTAGAACAAGTCGGTACTTTACGTAGTATTCCAAACTATTTAGTTTTCAGACCAGCTGATGAAAACGAGATGTTAAACTCATTTAAATATGCATTAGCATTAAAATCAACACCATCAGCAATTATTACCACTAGACAACCAATTAAATCATTCAACTTGCAAAAAGATGAGTTTAAAGCTGCATATTTTATTCACAGTTGTCAAAAAGCACAACTTAACTTGTTAGCTAGTGGTTCAGAAGTAGAATTAATTTATAATGTAAGTCAAAAACTAATGGAACAAGGAATTCATGCTAATGTTATTTCTGTTCCATCATTGCAACTATTACTTAACAATGAAGATTTAATTAAAGAATTAGGTTTGAATAAGTTACCTAACTTTGCAGCGGAAGCAACAAATGATCCTTTATGATTTAAATTAGCACAATTTAATAAGTTTGATGCGCATTTAGCTAAGGAGTTTGGACACTCTGCTCCGGGGGACTTTGTTTATGAATTAAATGGTTTCACCGTTGAAAACGTCTTAGCAAAAGTAAAAAGTTTTTTACTAAAATCTAAATAAGATTTTAATCCTTATACATTGTATAAGGAGTTTTATTAAAAATCGTTTACTACTATGAATAAGTAATAAACGATTTTTATTATTCCTTGATGATTTCAATTTTGATGCTATCGTAATTTGCTTGAGTTGTCGTTTCATTTCCTAACCATAGATCAGATACCGTAGCTAAAGCAGCTGCTGAGGCGCGTTTTAATGATACCACTGCATCATTTGTTTTGATATATTCTGCAGCAAAAATTGCAGTC
The Mycoplasmopsis mustelae DNA segment above includes these coding regions:
- a CDS encoding HNH endonuclease codes for the protein MTINWKHPYHSTKWKKLRDQHLNKFPYCIQCFNTLNLHVDHIIEHRNNEAFFLDACNLQTLCARCHGAKSKQFQKLKSCEIKDVRVYLVFNTANGLNLDDVYWLNKQIHQYINQGDSFVFYIANENLNYQRANNLIEFLFRFFIALNFVSFNIVLNIETKFDIVENIKKRMQLT
- a CDS encoding beta/alpha barrel domain-containing protein, with the protein product MKYSQSFCAINTFNSIDILDKLIKNGTKHIHIDFMDGYFVDNFGATYQQVEFLIKRYPNVHFDAHLMLEKPLNFINKLVNLGFHTIFLPSESVNIKIFKQLLNDYPTTTFGIMIEAKDHPKDFVEIINLSTKILVMTINIIGGTGQELNLTLLNKVKEIKEIKHNIIVFSDGGLRKHNAKDFYINKVDIAVGGSIIFSFEKIKEFSTWWKENF
- a CDS encoding transketolase-like TK C-terminal-containing protein; this translates as MHKKNFTHKDFIANMRAIAIDGINNAHQGHIGMALGASEIFYTMVGEVLKFSPQHPRWINRDRFVLSAGHGSMGLYSLYHLMGLLTLDDIKQHKLYNSKTPSHPEIEKLEYVDASTGPLGQGLAMAVGMALSNKHLSERFNQKNHKILNHNIFVLCGDGDLQEGVGLEAIAFAGTNKLDSLIIVHDYNNMQIDTSAAEVNNINLEKFFQAAHFKTIILNNNRPESIRRAIEQAKESLRPTYIQVPTTIAYGTKVANTPKGHNGILDPKATVEYKESLGLTHTKPFEYDPDAYEFGAQLIKAKNTLYSKWEKRFAKYKEEFPQLAAELQTIINKEKNFDFKGFKFKKTNTATRDYVDEIMVYLDTHHKNFLGGSADLRAATKVGFNSERNIKYGIREFAMFAINNGINLHSGMPAFGATFLVFADYGKAALRLGSIMELPNIAVFSHDSYQVGGDGPTHQPVEQVGTLRSIPNYLVFRPADENEMLNSFKYALALKSTPSAIITTRQPIKSFNLQKDEFKAAYFIHSCQKAQLNLLASGSEVELIYNVSQKLMEQGIHANVISVPSLQLLLNNEDLIKELGLNKLPNFAAEATNDPLWFKLAQFNKFDAHLAKEFGHSAPGDFVYELNGFTVENVLAKVKSFLLKSK
- a CDS encoding PTS ascorbate transporter subunit IIC — encoded protein: MAFLFWMLNFLKAFVGTPALLVGIFTMIGALVQRKKASQVVISTFKVIVGFIILGGGAGVLVGSLNQFQPVFQSVYSLNGIIPNNDAFAGALATALPSIATLGSIIMIVAMLLNLTLALTSRFKYVYLSGHVLYYSSLMLAAIMYVIGFDFANKPGDFVLALFTSSALLAIYMVISPHTQQRYMRLIIGSDEIALGHTGGFGYALSGLIGEGINKLKKGKVLSTEQIKFPQSLFFFRNTLVSISITVFVFYLAAFLPGGILYEIGKITKDNSPAAYAVLSKGNWVITMFVQAFTFTAGVEIILAGVRLFVGELVPMYKGFSDKLIKNSKAAVDCPVVFPYAPNAVIIGFISSFFSGIIGMFITIGLGKASLIPAVVLPGLVPHFFLGATSGVFGNVKGGIWGAIIGPFIGGLIITFIPVFFVLGNWAPTNSNALGALIEKTNDLNTSVTSLNWGDTDYLIGYIPGLLGLIPKAGKYVAFGVIIAGYLALVTDGLIKQFVFDKRKKDKLQNA
- a CDS encoding PTS sugar transporter subunit IIB — encoded protein: MKFKCVCGSGLGSSLLLEMNVKSVLDSLAIDYESVEHTNISSFDKNDADYVIVGADVAPVLDFPQDKMVVLTNILSKDELTEKLKQLLKLN
- a CDS encoding PTS sugar transporter subunit IIA, yielding MKLFDPKMIIYLSKEINWKQAIHLGVKMLVDNQKASFQLENEILKSTEKFGAYYVLEKGIALLHAPAGSYCYKPATSTLILDKEIIFNNQADKVAKIIITLSAPDNDSHFDLIAEFAKYFGDTNFKEKVLSISSLQEFLDLIKQWSNNEI